One Helicoverpa zea isolate HzStark_Cry1AcR chromosome 20, ilHelZeax1.1, whole genome shotgun sequence genomic region harbors:
- the LOC124640209 gene encoding uncharacterized protein LOC124640209 isoform X2, with protein MNRVPLYEELRLIERSETEINGAWKGAHLLLFFLAFVFGSFCTFCFHMLMYLFDEKCVLFPKLLSLTTVKHNVIYEFIPSTKDVGVLPVDFLSTQWVEKSTCSLPTFVPLVSGIFGLVWTTMFLMCSTGSRTLTGLQRPWRVLPPVFVFSLLMGGLCVYTSVVTHYGLHELCLKLGEITGSPTCSYTVNVATLSHERRIRGVYQATRLTILSAWLHTACWLLSALLALVRVLLAVDFQLVRISAQLHGDIDNILEQNEVQIRTILPDTSVSEENERADAQSEDLLYVSQRESSRSTLSLIPEEMDRLAKAGTYKLVDEEAAFIVTWLYDLVEKIPASDATSLVSIYSEEGPSSETKSKEQTQEMIEAPDDNRESAADSGEIEMLYRKADVREPTQDQVKKPKGFRYEYSQPSTSKSPPIEETNVSPETERVSDAADDEKFKTRRKSSLKTVGVQTDKSKRVQIVGETSDQTSTASDRKDDVEKETQTREKEKQD; from the exons ATGAATAGGGTCCCATTATACGAAGAGTTAAGATTGATTGAAAGAAGTGAAACCGAAATCAATGGAGCTTGGAAGG GTGCACACCTCCTCCTGTTTTTCCTGGCGTTCGTGTTTGGTTCTTTCTGTACATTTTGTTTCCACATGCTAATGTACCTGTTTGACGAGAAATGCGTACTGTTTCCGAAGCTCCTGTCTTTGACAACGGTCAAACATAATGTCATCTATGAGTTCATTCCCTCCACAAAGGATGTTGGAGTCT TGCCTGTGGACTTCCTAAGCACTCAGTGGGTTGAGAAGAGCACCTGTTCTCTCCCGACGTTTGTCCCGTTGGTGTCCGGGATCTTTGGCCTCGTATGGACCACCATGTTCCTTATGTGTTCCACTGGTAGTAGGACACTTACCgg TTTGCAGAGACCTTGGCGAGTATTACCCCCGGTATTTGTGTTCTCTTTGCTGATGGGTGGTCTCTGCGTCTACACTTCAGTTGTCACCCATTATGGCTTACATGAACTCTGTCTCAAGCTAGGAGAAATTACCGGCAGTCCCAC TTGCTCGTACACCGTGAACGTGGCGACCCTATCCCACGAGCGTCGCATCCGCGGCGTGTACCAGGCGACGCGGCTGACCATCCTATCGGCCTGGCTGCACACGGCGTGCTGGCTGCTGTCCGCCTTGCTGGCACTGGTGCGCGTGCTGTTGGCAGTAGACTTCCAGTTAGTTCGCATCTCTGCCCAGCTCCATGGAGACATCGACAACATACTG GAACAAAATGAAGTACAAATAAGAACTATATTGCCTGATACCTCTGTAAGCGAAGAAAACGAACGAGCAGATGCACAGAGCGAAGATTTACTTTATGTGTCGCAGCGTGAAAGCAGTCGCTCTACGCTTTCGTTAATTCCTGAAGAAATGGACAGACTTGCTAAAGCAGGAACCTACAAACTGGTTGATGAAGAAGCAGCATTCATTGTGACATGGCTGTATGACTTAGTTGAGAAAATTCCAGCATCGGATGCTACTTCTTTAGTTTCTATATACTCAGAAGAAGGCCCCTCATCGGAAACAAAATCGAAGGAGCAAACACAAGAAATGATCGAGGCCCCAGACGATAATAGAGAATCGGCAGCGGATTCTGGAGAAATTGAAATGCTCTATCGTAAGGCGGATGTTAGAGAACCTACGCAAGATCAAGTTAAAAAACCTAAAGGATTTAGATACGAATATAGTCAACCTTCAACGTCTAAAAGTCCGCCAATAGAGGAAACGAACGTATCTCCTGAAACAGAACGTGTTTCAGATGCTGCTGACGATGAAAAATTTAAAACCAGAAGAAAATCAAGTTTAAAAACCGTTGGAGTACAAACTGATAAGTCCAAACGTGTCCAAATAGTAGGAGAAACATCCGATCAAACTTCTACTGCATCCGACAGGAAAGATGACGTTGAAAAAGAGACACAAACACgtgaaaaagaaaaacaggACTGa
- the LOC124640209 gene encoding uncharacterized protein LOC124640209 isoform X1 encodes MLMYLFDEKCVLFPKLLSLTTVKHNVIYEFIPSTKDVGVLPVDFLSTQWVEKSTCSLPTFVPLVSGIFGLVWTTMFLMCSTGSRTLTGLQRPWRVLPPVFVFSLLMGGLCVYTSVVTHYGLHELCLKLGEITGSPTCSYTVNVATLSHERRIRGVYQATRLTILSAWLHTACWLLSALLALVRVLLAVDFQLVRISAQLHGDIDNILEQNEVQIRTILPDTSVSEENERADAQSEDLLYVSQRESSRSTLSLIPEEMDRLAKAGTYKLVDEEAAFIVTWLYDLVEKIPASDATSLVSIYSEEGPSSETKSKEQTQEMIEAPDDNRESAADSGEIEMLYRKADVREPTQDQVKKPKGFRYEYSQPSTSKSPPIEETNVSPETERVSDAADDEKFKTRRKSSLKTVGVQTDKSKRVQIVGETSDQTSTASDRKDDVEKETQTREKEKQD; translated from the exons ATGCTAATGTACCTGTTTGACGAGAAATGCGTACTGTTTCCGAAGCTCCTGTCTTTGACAACGGTCAAACATAATGTCATCTATGAGTTCATTCCCTCCACAAAGGATGTTGGAGTCT TGCCTGTGGACTTCCTAAGCACTCAGTGGGTTGAGAAGAGCACCTGTTCTCTCCCGACGTTTGTCCCGTTGGTGTCCGGGATCTTTGGCCTCGTATGGACCACCATGTTCCTTATGTGTTCCACTGGTAGTAGGACACTTACCgg TTTGCAGAGACCTTGGCGAGTATTACCCCCGGTATTTGTGTTCTCTTTGCTGATGGGTGGTCTCTGCGTCTACACTTCAGTTGTCACCCATTATGGCTTACATGAACTCTGTCTCAAGCTAGGAGAAATTACCGGCAGTCCCAC TTGCTCGTACACCGTGAACGTGGCGACCCTATCCCACGAGCGTCGCATCCGCGGCGTGTACCAGGCGACGCGGCTGACCATCCTATCGGCCTGGCTGCACACGGCGTGCTGGCTGCTGTCCGCCTTGCTGGCACTGGTGCGCGTGCTGTTGGCAGTAGACTTCCAGTTAGTTCGCATCTCTGCCCAGCTCCATGGAGACATCGACAACATACTG GAACAAAATGAAGTACAAATAAGAACTATATTGCCTGATACCTCTGTAAGCGAAGAAAACGAACGAGCAGATGCACAGAGCGAAGATTTACTTTATGTGTCGCAGCGTGAAAGCAGTCGCTCTACGCTTTCGTTAATTCCTGAAGAAATGGACAGACTTGCTAAAGCAGGAACCTACAAACTGGTTGATGAAGAAGCAGCATTCATTGTGACATGGCTGTATGACTTAGTTGAGAAAATTCCAGCATCGGATGCTACTTCTTTAGTTTCTATATACTCAGAAGAAGGCCCCTCATCGGAAACAAAATCGAAGGAGCAAACACAAGAAATGATCGAGGCCCCAGACGATAATAGAGAATCGGCAGCGGATTCTGGAGAAATTGAAATGCTCTATCGTAAGGCGGATGTTAGAGAACCTACGCAAGATCAAGTTAAAAAACCTAAAGGATTTAGATACGAATATAGTCAACCTTCAACGTCTAAAAGTCCGCCAATAGAGGAAACGAACGTATCTCCTGAAACAGAACGTGTTTCAGATGCTGCTGACGATGAAAAATTTAAAACCAGAAGAAAATCAAGTTTAAAAACCGTTGGAGTACAAACTGATAAGTCCAAACGTGTCCAAATAGTAGGAGAAACATCCGATCAAACTTCTACTGCATCCGACAGGAAAGATGACGTTGAAAAAGAGACACAAACACgtgaaaaagaaaaacaggACTGa
- the LOC124640278 gene encoding probable cytochrome P450 6a14, producing the protein MSFFLTQVFNTQTIVFVTFAVIYTFLWFRYKFTYWSKRGVVGPQPEFIFGNIKKVIKRKEQFFQPYYDNYFKYKHLPYIGMYSFHQPVLSIHDPDIAKLMLIKDFDSFQSRGTYDGGVGDPLAANLFNISGKRWKSLRLKMTPTFTPGKLKTMYPIVEDIANQALSYVDVLQSNKETVNFSDFYSKYAMEIIGNVGFGVECNGFVNPKSEFYVRGHEYFDHQSHYWRLIRAFAFFAPDTFDSLKIRRISSKIENFFCGIVKRTVEYRQKHRVTRNDFLQTLIELKNGHVVDEQGKVKYTIADFPFSMTDVAANTMLYMIAGYETSATTGQFAAYQLALNPHIQARARREVLTVLEKYGGECTYEAQNEMVYLNMVLDETMRMHPSMRALFRRCNKDYKLPNSDLVIEKGTMVFIPIHAIQMDPDIFPEPDKFDPERFSPENKAKLHPCHWMPFGEGPKKCLGVRQGYIQSKMALIKVLHKYELILDDRTEVPMKIKNSSLVYAAHGGVWLKLRRLDT; encoded by the exons ATGTCTTTTTTCTTGACACAAGTGTTTAATACTCAAACAATAGTATTCGTGACTTTTGCTGTTATTTACACGTTTCTGTGGTTTCGATATAAGTTTACGTACTGGTCCAAAAGGGGTGTTGTGGGACCTCAGCcagaatttatttttggtaatattaaaaaagtgATCAAAAGGAAAGAGCAGTTTTTCCAGCCTTATTATGACAATTACTTCAAGTATAAACATTTACCATACATTGGTATGTATTCTTTTCATCAACCGGTGCTGTCTATACATGACCCAGATATCGCAAAGCTTATGTTGATCAAAGACTTTGACAGCTTCCAATCGCGAGGGACTTATGACGGTGGTGTTGGAGACCCGCTAGCGGCTAATCTGTTCAACATCAGCGGGAAGCGATGGAAAAGCTTGCGATTAAAGATGACTCCGACCTTCACTCCTGGAAAACTAAAGACCATGTACCCGATTGTAGAGGATATAGCGAACCAAGCTTTGAGTTACGTCGATGTTTTACAGTCGAATAAGGAGACAGTCAACTTCTCGGATTTTTATTCGAAATATGCGATGGAGATAATCGGAAATGTCGGTTTTGGGGTTGAATGTAATGGTTTCGTAAACCCTAAATCGGAGTTTTATGTGAGAGGACATGAATACTTCGATCATCAATCACATTATTG GAGACTCATCAGAGCATTTGCGTTTTTCGCACCAGACACTTTTGATAGCTTAAAGATAAGACGAATAAGTTCCAAAATAGAGAACTTTTTCTGTGGCATTGTTAAGAGGACTGTCGAATATCGTCAGAAGCATCGTGTCACGCGAAACGACTTTCTGCAGACGCTTATCGAACTAAAGAACGGACATGTGGTCGATGAACAAG GTAAAGTGAAATATACAATAGCAGACTTCCCATTCTCAATGACTGATGTAGCAGCAAACACAATGCTATACATGATCGCTGGTTACGAGACATCGGCTACTACCGGCCAGTTCGCTGCTTACCAATTGGCTTTGAACCCTCACATCCAGGCCAGAGCGAGGCGAGAGGTGCTCACCGTACTCGAGAAGTATGGCGGCGAGTGCACCTACGAAGCTCAGAACGAGATGGTCTATTTAAATATGGTGTTGGATG AAACCATGCGGATGCATCCATCAATGCGCGCATTGTTCAGAAGATGCAACAAGGATTACAAACTGCCCAACAGTGACTTGGTCATAGAAAAAGGCACAATGGTGTTTATACCCATTCACGCCATACAGATGGACCCTGATATATTTCCCGAACCAGATAAATTCGATCCTGAACGATTTTCGCCGGAGAATAAGGCAAAGTTACACCCGTGTCACTGGATGCCGTTTGGGGAAGGACCAAAGAAATGCTTAG GTGTAAGACAAGGTTATATTCAATCGAAGATGGCGTTGATAAAGGTGTTGCACAAGTACGAGCTAATATTGGATGATAGAACCGAGGTACCGATGAAGATTAAGAACTCTTCGCTCGTGTATGCAGCACACGGCGGAGTGTGGCTCAAGCTGAGACGATTGGACACGTAG
- the LOC124640307 gene encoding kinesin-1 heavy chain-like: protein MSNVKLAIRVRPFTEKELRSEKEPVPVVNVVDSNTVTITNIKVSLSGAGDSRERIRQYYADYTYDSVCSSTLPSYASQEKVFESIGQEVIASVSRGCSACVLAYGQSATGKTHTMMGTESQPGLIPRLCKALYEQQPVDFTISFLEIYNERVHDLLSGEVPLPPCHSLPRRRGNARKDLRVREHPSRGPYVQNFRRVLVQDAEALLSLVAEGARRRRTAATRRNATSSRSHALLEIATPHATLHLADLAGSEKASWEGCGGGRQKEGANINKSLVALSNVISALVSGGATRGRFVPYRDSALTWLLKDCFTGGGSTFIIATVSPSIACYGESASTLRWAARARQLPTPRAASGGTHVATRAALQAQLNQLISELSRNHIRYVPETGKILFDNEHWALQSNEHDLRPAELDKTANIGNIMNITRPKPDATNSESTTSSVASGSSDVINTMDKNTIIASEINKEMDKLFGPALERASSGDDLKVVAPLRLKKRQCRSQEVLAKEEISVVGQNSNLGSTLPSQSEDQINVVPNKEKPKIPSITILHDNQRAEIVASVTERLYTKLKKKEEAAVSKVESMVDRKIMEPLSELKICTNARQRLMELSQRAIRNKRRIGIPAHTQTRITVTRVRDQAIDVQTDLYSYISKNKRPYTFCRDATTETVPMTPRCKEIAVGPTGSLDSSDMSTETKRVVYKNSCAMTDIVTKNERCTQTLVVPPPRRKKRLSKHACSKENCNFSDDFSPTPVISINISQVYPVDMESQSSDDNSENLNLTNSKSSVVTTTPDLLTNHSTVDPHNIIDIGEDEIRVLVNVPETETPKIFPSIDKEKSAEYMQHIEEFPDTDLTLPRVSPNAVTKANRSDIKNMILGRNQNIYPYNIILSPPKERDTKRIVTFEDTRSDQANAPALETAINCENATIKNDTTSDNMTTSEKDFPECDKDYESICSDTTESSKVDTDSFIWKKGGSRTMSSLKKNYVPVYKSTKYKTTKARVLKDFMGFESEENETGFSNNEGQKIYRDASSSDSRDTDNAWEYKSRRRKPYYGNSCFNHNNDCSHGSIDEFQSSERKLLESCSNLEETINKYENYVSNYTKGNKVDSVETITRRPKEYLQHLVQLRREVVKAESDNTDSSLDCRK from the exons ATGTCGAACGTTAAGCTAGCAATTCGAGTGAGACCTTTTACTGAAAA gGAGTTAAGGTCTGAAAAGGAGCCGGTGCCTGTCGTGAATGTTGTAGACAGTAATACAGTTACAATTACAAACATCAAA GTAAGTTTATCAGGCGCGGGCGACAGTCGTGAGCGCATTCGTCAATACTATGCTGATTACACATACGACAGCGTGTGTTCAAGCACGCTGCCATCTTACGCATCACAAGAGAAG GTATTTGAGTCCATCGGTCAAGAGGTGATAGCCAGCGTTTCCAGAGGCTGTTCAGCATGTGTGCTGGCGTACGGGCAGAGTGCAACGGGCAAAACCCACACTATGATGGGCACTGAGTCTCAACCCGGCCTCATCCCGAGGCTGTGCAAGGCGCTGTATGAACAACAGCCGGTTGACTTCACTATCAG TTTCCTGGAGATATACAACGAGAGGGTGCATGACCTGCTGTCAGGGGAGGTGCCACTGCCGCCCTGCCACTCATTGCCGCGACGCAGAGGCAACGCGCGCAAAGACTTGCGAGTACGCGAACACCCTTCTAGAGGACCTTATGTGCAGA ATTTCCGGCGCGTTTTAGTTCAGGACGCCGAAGCTCTTCTGTCGCTGGTGGCAGAAGGGGCTCGGCGCCGGCGCACGGCTGCCACGCGACGCAACGCTACTTCGTCCAGGTCTCACGCGCTTCTGGAGATCGCTACACCTCACGCTACACTGCACCTCGCTGATTTAGCTGGAAG CGAGAAGGCGAGTTGGGAGGGTTGTGGCGGAGGGCGGCAGAAAGAAGGCGCCAATATAAACAAATCATTGGTAGCTCTCAGTAACGTCATCTCTGCTCTTG TAAGTGGAGGTGCGACGCGCGGTAGATTTGTCCCTTACCGCGACTCTGCTCTCACTTGGTTACTAAAAGATTGCTTCACAGGCGGAGGAAGTACATTTATAATAGCTA CCGTATCGCCGAGTATCGCGTGCTACGGCGAGTCTGCATCGACTCTGCGCTGGGCGGCCCGAGCTCGCCAGCTGCCCACCCCCCGCGCTGCCAGCGGTGGCACCCACGTGGCCACACGAGCTGCTCTGCAAGCTCAGCTCAATCAACTCATTTCTGAACTATCTAGGAACCATATTCGATAT gtgcCCGAAActggaaaaatattatttgataacgAGCATTGGGCGTTACAATCAAATGAACATGATTTGAGACCTGCAGAATTAGATAAAACTGCAAACATAGGCAACATTATGAACATAACGCGTCCCAAACCCGACGCGACCAATTCCGAGTCAACCACTTCATCAGTAGCTAGCGGCAGTTCAGATGTCATCAATACGATGGACAAGAACACCATAATTGCAAGCGAAATAAACAAGGAAATGGACAAATTATTTGGACCTGCCCTCGAAAGAGCTAGCAGTGGAGATGACCTTAAAGTTGTTGCCCCACTTAGGCTTAAGAAAAGACAGTGCAGATCACAAGAGGTTTTAGCTAAAGAGGAAATATCAGTGGTAGGTCAAAATAGCAATTTGGGGAGTACACTACCAAGTCAAAGTGAAGATCAAATAAATGTTGTGCCCAACAAAGAAAAACCTAAAATCCCATCTATTACCATACTTCATGATAACCAGAGAGCAGAAATTGTTGCTTCAGTAACAGAGAGACTATACACCAAacttaaaaagaaagaagaagcCGCTGTTTCTAAAGTAGAATCAATGGTGGACAGGAAAATAATGGAACCACTAAGTGAACTTAAAATCTGCACAAATGCACGCCAAAGACTAATGGAATTAAGTCAAAGAGCTATTCGAAATAAAAGACGAATAGGTATACCAGCGCATACTCAAACAAGAATTACGGTCACTAGAGTCAGAGATCAAGCTATTGATGTTCAGACGGACCTTTACTCATATATTTCCAAGAATAAGCGCCCTTATACATTCTGTAGAGATGCAACTACCGAGACGGTTCCCATGACCCCGCGATGTAAAGAAATTGCAGTAGGACCGACAGGTTCATTAGATTCTAGTGATATGTCAACAGAAACCAAACGAGTGGTTTATAAGAACTCCTGTGCGATGACTGATATCGTCACGAAAAATGAACGATGCACACAAACACTTGTTGTACCTCCACCTAGAAGGAAGAAACGTTTATCAAAGCATGCTTGCAGTAAAGAAAACTGCAATTTTTCTGATGATTTCTCTCCTACACCtgtaataagtattaatatttcaCAAGTGTACCCTGTGGATATGGAATCTCAAAGTTCGGACGATAATTCAGAAAATTTAAATTTGACGAACAGTAAATCCAGCGTTGTAACTACAACTCCGGATTTGTTGACGAATCATAGTACAGTTGATCCACACAATATTATCGATATAGGAGAAGATGAGATCAGAGTTTTAGTAAATGTACCAGAAACGGAAACTCCTAAAATATTTCCTAGCATAGATAAAGAGAAATCTGCTGAATATATGCAGCATATTGAAGAGTTCCCAGATACAGATCTTACCCTCCCAAGAGTGAGTCCTAATGCAGTGACAAAAGCTAACCGTtctgatattaaaaatatgatactGGGAAGAAACCAAAATATATATCCTTACAACATTATACTATCACCTCCAAAAGAAAGAGACACAAAACGTATCGTAACATTTGAAGATACCCGTTCTGATCAGGCAAATGCCCCAGCTCTGGAAACTGCCATAAATTGTGAAAATGCAACTATTAAAAATGATACTACTTCTGATAACATGACAACATCGGAAAAAGATTTTCCAGAATGCGACAAAGATTACGAGAGTATATGCTCAGATACTACAGAATCTAGCAAAGTTGATACAGATTCTTTTATTTGGAAGAAGGGCGGTAGTAGGACAATGAGCAGTTTGAAAAAGAATTATGTGCCTGTATACAAGAGCACTAAGTATAAAACAACAAAAGCTAGAGTTCTTAAAGATTTCATGGGGTTTGAATCAGAAGAAAACGAAACAGGTTTTTCAAACAATGAAGGTCAAAAAATATACAGAGATGCAAGTTCCAGTGATAGTCGTGACACTGACAATGCATGGGAATACAAAAGCAGACGTCGTAAGCCATATTACGGAAATTCCTGCTTCAATCATAACAACGATTGTAGTCACGGCAGTATTGATGAATTTCAAAGTTCTGAAAGAAAATTACTCGAGTCATGTAGTAATTTGGAAGAGACGatcaataaatatgaaaattatgtttCGAATTACACAAAAGGTAATAAAGTTGATAGTGTTGAAACTATCACGAGGCGACCCAAAGAGTATCTGCAGCATTTAGTACAATTAAGAAGAGAGGTAGTGAAAGCGGAGAGTGATAATACGGATAGCTCTTTAGATTGTCGTAAATAG
- the LOC124640373 gene encoding isopentenyl-diphosphate Delta-isomerase 1-like → MLVRRLTRSLWNTVRVEKRFLASEPLKPQTEEKDSVDPVQLEALDKDICLLVDEKDNFVGTATKRECHKVGDDGEVLLHRAFSVFLFNKRGDMLMQRRSSQKVTYPDYYTNACCSHPLYIDEKAEDVVTAARRRLNLELGIPLDQMDPELFTFMTRVHYHDPGDGVWGEHEIDHILFFQADVKVKPNSNEISEYCFVPKAEFNAFIPTLEGPLTPWFNMIRRHRLKLWWDNLHRLKELAEPDKIQKFMSDKK, encoded by the exons ATGCTAGTACGGAGATTGACAAGATCCCTATGGAACACGGTGAGAGTGGAAAAGAGGTTCCTAGCCTCTGAACCGTTGAAACCACAGACTGAAGAAAAAGACAGCGTTGACCCAGTACAG TTGGAGGCTCTAGATAAAGACATATGTCTTTTAGTTGATGAGAAGGACAACTTTGTGGGAACGGCCACCAAAAGAGAATGCCATAAAGTAGGAGATGATGGCGAAGTACTGCTCCACCGTGCCTTCAGTGTGTTTCTCTTCAACAAGAGAGGAGATATGCTCATGCAGAGAAGGTCTAGCCAAAAA GTAACTTACCCAGACTACTACACAAACGCGTGTTGCAGTCACCCGCTGTACATAGACGAGAAAGCCGAAGATGTTGTCACCGCAGCTAGACGCAGGCTCAATTTGGAGTTAGGGATTCCTTTAGACCAG ATGGACCCAGAGTTGTTCACGTTCATGACGCGCGTGCACTACCACGACCCCGGCGATGGCGTGTGGGGAGAGCACGAGATCGACCACATCCTCTTCTTCCAAGCAGACGTCAAGGTCAAGCCGAACTCCAACGAGATATCCGAGTACTGCTTCGTACCTAAAGCTGAATTTAATGC GTTTATCCCAACTCTGGAAGGTCCGCTAACGCCGTGGTTCAACATGATTCGCCGACACCGACTCAAGCTATGGTGGGACAACCTTCATCGTCTCAAGGAATTGGCAGAACCTGACAAGATACAGAAGTTTATgagtgataaaaaataa
- the LOC124640193 gene encoding isopentenyl-diphosphate Delta-isomerase 1-like, which yields MLGRHLRTPSNISYSSNVNRKFLRFTSAMNQSTNTKEIVDRQSASLDSDICLLVDERDNYIGTATKRDCHRVSADGKLLLHRAFSVLMFNSAGELLVQKRAAEKVTYPSAYTNTCCSHPLFINGIPEDVTTAAIRRLNEELGIPKAQLRREDFTFISRFLYADCGDGAWGEYELDHVLILRSDAQVKPNPNEIDDVKYIPRNKIDSFMEHLKDPVTPWFRLIYHHLLLYWWDNLHRLEDIAEPHKIRSFMDKKIRSFMDKK from the exons ATGTTGGGTCGACACTTAAGAACACCTTCTAACATTTCCTATAGTTCAAACGTGAACAGAAAGTTTTTACGTTTCACATCTGCTATGAACCAATCCACGAATACTAAAGAGATTGTGGATAGACAG AGTGCATCGTTGGACAGCGACATATGTTTGCTCGTGGACGAGAGAGACAACTACATCGGAACTGCCACCAAGAGGGATTGCCACAGAGTGAGTGCGGACGGCAAGCTGCTCCTGCATAGAGCCTTCAGTGTGCTAATGTTCAACTCCGCGGGAGAACTACTTGTGCAGAAGAGAGCCGCTGAAAAA GTAACTTACCCCAGTGCATACACGAACACATGTTGTAGTCACCCATTGTTTATTAACGGTATACCGGAAGACGTCACGACTGCCGCTATTCGCAGACTTAACGAGGAACTGGGGATACCAAAAGCCCAG TTGCGTCGTGAAGACTTCACTTTCATATCCCGATTCCTTTACGCGGACTGTGGTGATGGCGCATGGGGAGAATACGAGCTAGACCATGTGCTCATCCTGAGAAGCGATGCCCAAGTGAAACCCAACCCTAATGAGATCGATGACGTCAAATACATCCCTAGAAATAAGATCGACAG TTTCATGGAACATCTGAAGGATCCCGTAACACCATGGTTCAGGCTGATATACCACCACCTGCTGCTGTACTGGTGGGACAACTTGCACCGCCTCGAAGACATTGCCGAGCCCCACAAGATAAGATCGTTTATGGACAAAAAGATAAGATCGTTTATGGACAAAAAGTAA
- the LOC124640309 gene encoding peripherin-2-like has protein sequence MLMMACMPVVIFYLIWLVNTSEGIRSEEGTLLDLVCWPDGNAIPVIIACGSVIAVVIEIDFVFSQLYGLYQLFKAGLPKREYDVTNGLFYYVWALIIMIIIFLAIMFYSGLQSTIIRAKIKGGITKAMLRYSSHLPSKVAIDRLQTRFHCCGRVNFQEWFYIPWYMNGENIDTKTFSNHKFVSDNVPYSCCSTEELYPCIHHGVTQMGTIYKYNPSTQITIWEAGCEEKLISEMMLVSWRFNAVMALIIIAMIIQVIAVRYLHTAYRSGLHVGNQIVCKAYLLRSLTDTEPLKSPVRKKVFKKKKFRQARTLHWVSVSYRRGKKRYLTSSGSDVNSSDELLKPIYE, from the exons ATGCTTATGATGGCGTGCATGCCTGTAGTAATATTCTATCTTATATGGTTGGTCAACACATCAGAAGGAATTCGCAGTGAAGAGGGAACTCTACTGGATCTTGTGTGCTGGCCTGACGGCAACGCTATACCTGTGATTATAGCTTGTGGATCTGTCATTGCAGTAGTAATTGAG ATTGATTTTGTGTTTTCCCAGTTGTATGGCTTGTACCAGTTATTCAAAGCTGGTTTACCTAAGAGAGAATATGACGTAACGAACGGCCTCTTCTACTATGTTTGGGCGCTCATTATAATGATCATCATTTTTCTCGCAATCATGTTTTACTCTGGACTTCAGTCGACTATAATACGAG CTAAGATAAAAGGTGGAATAACTAAGGCCATGCTCAGATATTCGAGCCATTTACCATCAAAGGTGGCTATAGATAGACTACAGACGAGGTTTCACTGTTGTGGCCGAGTCAATTTTCAGGAATGGTTCTACATCCCCTGGTATATGAACGGGGAGAATATCGATACGAAAACCTT CTCGAACCACAAGTTCGTGTCAGACAACGTCCCATACAGCTGCTGCTCAACAGAAGAATTGTACCCTTGCATTCACCACGGCGTGACGCAAATGGGCACTATTTACAAGTATAATCCTTCG ACACAAATAACAATTTGGGAGGCCGGATGTGAAGAAAAACTGATCAGCGAAATGATGTTGGTGTCGTGGCGGTTCAATGCCGTAATGGCACTCATTATAATAGCAATG ataatacAAGTAATAGCAGTGAGATATCTCCATACAGCATATAGGAGTGGGCTGCACGTTGGCAACCAAATAGTTTGCAAAGCCTACCTCCTTCGCTCCCTAACCGATACGGAGCCACTGAAAAGCCCTGTTCGGAAGAAAgtctttaaaaagaaaaagtttcGACAAGCCCGGACGCTTCATTGGGTTTCTGTCTCATACAGACGTGGCAAGAAACGATACTTGACCTCATCTGGCTCGGATGTCAATAGTTCCGATGAACTTCTGAAGCCAATTTATGAATGA